The DNA segment GGGGCCGAAGAACTTGTGGATAAGATCCAAAAAGGATGGCTGGATTTTGATAAGGCCATCGCAACGCCTGACATGATGGGTTCGGTAGGGAAACTGGGTCGTATTTTGGGCCCCAGAGGCATGATGCCGAACGCCAAATTAGGGACCGTCACCTTTGATGTGGCAAGGGCGGTGAATGAAATTAAGGCCGGAAAAATCGATTTCAAGGTGGAAAAGGCAGGCATCGTACACGCTTCTTTGGGGAAGGTCTCCTTTGGCGTTGAAAAACTTTTGGAGAACATGGGGGCCTTTATCGAAACCCTCCAGAGACTGAAGCCTCCTGCGAGCAAAGGAACCTATTTCAAAGCGATAGCCCTCTCTTCTACAATGGGACCAGGGATTAAGATAGACCCCATCTATGTGAAGGACCTCTTAAGCCGATAAGCGTTGGTATCGCCCATCCAGTACGGTGACAAGTGAAACCCGTATCGGAAAGCAACCGGGATGTTGTTGTAGGATCAAGACACCGAGATCCCCGGAAATGCTGTGCCGCAGAACCCTTTTTTCACTACAAAACATGTAAATCGCCCGTTCGAGCACGGGAATTATTAAAAGTCGAGATGCAAGGAAAGATCCAGGGGAATTGTGCCCGTGGATTATTTCAAGTCAAAGACAGTAGGTGCCCCGAGGAACCTAAAGAGGCGTGGTCCTCTTATGTGCCGAGGGGCTTAATCCGCAAGCCTGCCGAGACTGAAACCATTGAAAGATGTGCAAGCCTGCACCTTTTGTCTTTGACGATTTAATGGTCGTTCAGAGAGGAGGTGAACATGAATAGAGACGAAAAAGTCCGATTTATTGACAATCTTCACGGTCGACTGGAAAAGGCCCAGGGCGCATTTCTTGTGGATTATCAGGGCCTGAACGTTGGTGAGCTGAACCGGCTGAGGGGCGAACTCAGG comes from the Deltaproteobacteria bacterium genome and includes:
- the rplA gene encoding 50S ribosomal protein L1: MARNGKKYKEMVQKIDRLKRYSFQEAVQLAIECTYAKFDESVELAVRLGVDPRHADQMVRGTVVLPNGVGKTVRVAVFAKGEKEKEAMDAGADYAGAEELVDKIQKGWLDFDKAIATPDMMGSVGKLGRILGPRGMMPNAKLGTVTFDVARAVNEIKAGKIDFKVEKAGIVHASLGKVSFGVEKLLENMGAFIETLQRLKPPASKGTYFKAIALSSTMGPGIKIDPIYVKDLLSR